In a genomic window of Streptomyces koelreuteriae:
- a CDS encoding class I SAM-dependent methyltransferase, with the protein MLTVDFSRFPLAPGDRVLDLGCGAGRHAFECYRRGAQVVALDQNAEEIREVAKWFAAMKEAGEAPEGATATAMEGDALALPFPDASFDVVIISEVMEHIPDDKGVLAEMVRVLKPGGRIAITVPRYGPEKVCWTLSEAYHEVEGGHIRIYKADELLTRIREAGLKPYGTHHAHALHSPYWWLKCAFGVDNDKALPVRAYHKLLVWDIMKKPLATRVAEQALNPLIGKSFVAYATKPHLPRVSDAGADAQ; encoded by the coding sequence GTGCTGACCGTCGACTTCTCCCGGTTCCCGCTCGCGCCGGGCGACCGCGTACTGGACCTCGGCTGTGGTGCCGGCCGGCACGCGTTCGAGTGCTACCGGCGCGGCGCGCAGGTCGTGGCGCTGGACCAGAACGCCGAGGAGATCCGCGAGGTCGCCAAGTGGTTCGCGGCGATGAAGGAGGCCGGCGAGGCCCCCGAGGGCGCCACCGCCACGGCCATGGAGGGCGACGCCCTCGCGCTGCCCTTCCCCGACGCGTCCTTCGACGTCGTCATCATCTCCGAGGTGATGGAGCACATCCCGGACGACAAGGGCGTCCTCGCGGAGATGGTCCGGGTGCTCAAGCCCGGCGGCCGCATCGCCATCACGGTCCCGCGCTACGGCCCCGAGAAGGTCTGCTGGACCCTCTCCGAGGCCTACCACGAGGTCGAGGGCGGCCACATCCGCATCTACAAGGCCGACGAACTCCTGACGCGCATCCGCGAGGCCGGCCTCAAGCCCTACGGCACCCACCACGCGCACGCGCTGCACTCGCCCTACTGGTGGCTGAAGTGCGCGTTCGGCGTCGACAACGACAAGGCGCTGCCGGTGCGGGCGTACCACAAGCTCCTCGTCTGGGACATCATGAAGAAGCCGCTGGCCACCCGGGTCGCCGAGCAGGCCCTGAACCCGCTGATCGGCAAGAGCTTCGTGGCGTACGCGACCAAGCCGCACCTGCCGCGTGTCTCCGACGCCGGGGCGGACGCCCAGTGA
- a CDS encoding helix-turn-helix domain-containing protein gives MGTEEAARTSPFSGVLDGRSAGPMVPRLALGARLRRLRDGRGIGRAEAGDVIRASPSKISRMEAGRHGFKLRDVADLLTFYGVTDEAERATLLALAEQANTHAWWQYYSDVVPSWTQSYLGAEQAASVIRCYQIQRVPELLQTPDYARAAVRLVHPDADARETDRRVALRMTRQRILHRQPGTARLWAVIDEAALRRPVGGAEVMRAQLRHLIEVCRLPQVTVQILPFRSGGHAAEGGPVTILRLPGGQLPDVVYLEQLTTALYPDRPADIERYWDAMNRLVVEAESPDETPTILHRILQET, from the coding sequence ATGGGCACCGAAGAGGCCGCTCGAACGTCGCCCTTCAGCGGAGTCCTGGACGGGAGATCGGCCGGGCCGATGGTGCCTCGGCTGGCGTTGGGCGCTCGGCTGCGCAGGCTGCGGGACGGGCGGGGCATCGGCAGGGCGGAGGCGGGGGACGTCATCCGGGCCTCCCCCTCCAAGATCAGCCGCATGGAGGCCGGGCGCCACGGGTTCAAGCTGCGGGATGTCGCCGACCTGCTCACGTTCTACGGCGTCACGGACGAGGCCGAACGCGCCACGCTGCTGGCGCTGGCCGAACAGGCCAACACCCACGCCTGGTGGCAGTACTACAGCGACGTGGTGCCCTCCTGGACGCAGAGCTACCTCGGCGCCGAGCAAGCCGCGAGCGTCATCCGCTGCTACCAGATACAGCGCGTTCCCGAGCTGCTCCAGACGCCCGACTACGCGCGTGCCGCCGTCCGGCTCGTGCACCCCGACGCCGACGCGCGGGAGACCGACCGGCGGGTGGCGCTGCGGATGACCCGGCAGCGGATCCTGCACCGGCAGCCGGGCACGGCCCGGCTCTGGGCGGTGATCGACGAGGCGGCGCTGCGGCGTCCGGTGGGCGGGGCGGAGGTGATGCGCGCTCAGCTCAGGCATCTCATCGAGGTGTGCCGGCTGCCGCAGGTCACCGTGCAGATCCTGCCGTTCCGCTCCGGCGGGCATGCCGCGGAGGGCGGTCCGGTCACCATTCTGCGGCTGCCCGGGGGCCAGTTGCCCGACGTGGTCTACCTGGAGCAGCTCACCACCGCGCTCTATCCCGACCGGCCGGCCGACATCGAGCGCTACTGGGACGCCATGAACCGGTTGGTGGTCGAAGCCGAGTCGCCGGACGAGACTCCGACCATCCTGCACCGCATACTTCAGGAGACCTGA
- a CDS encoding glycosyltransferase family 4 protein, translating into MTAEAREAGPSEDPAADGLRPLHIALLTYKGNPFCGGQGVYVRHLSRELSRLGHRVEVIGAQPYPVLDEGHDGQSLTELPSLDLYRQPDPFRTPKRDEYRDWVDALEVATMWTGGFPEPLTFSLRARRHLRARRGEFDVVHDNQTLGYGLLGDVGAPLVTTIHHPITVDRQLELDAADGWKRRLSVRRWYAFTRMQKRVARRLPSVLTVSGTSRQEIVDHLGVRQDRIHVVHIGADTDLFSPDPSVPVVPGRIVTTSSADVPLKGLVHLVEALAKVRTEHPGAHLVVVGKRPTEGPVAQAMERYGLAGAVEFVKGISDAELVDLVRSAQVACVPSLYEGFSLPAAEAMATGTPLLATTGGAIPEVAGRDGETCLAVPPGDAGALAAGLNRLLGDPELRARLGAAGRERVLRHFTWARAAEGTVARYREAIAGSEGVGAGRSTALPGAERVAVTDAVPTAPASTAPTDVQGVNSESRATC; encoded by the coding sequence GTGACCGCTGAGGCCAGGGAGGCCGGGCCCTCGGAGGACCCCGCCGCCGACGGCTTGCGACCGCTCCACATCGCGCTCCTCACCTATAAAGGGAACCCGTTCTGCGGCGGCCAGGGTGTCTACGTCCGGCACCTCTCGCGCGAGCTGTCCCGCCTCGGCCACCGCGTCGAGGTCATCGGTGCCCAGCCCTACCCCGTCCTCGACGAGGGCCACGACGGCCAGAGCCTCACCGAGCTGCCCAGCCTCGACCTCTACCGCCAGCCGGATCCTTTCCGCACCCCGAAGCGCGACGAGTACCGCGACTGGGTCGACGCGCTCGAAGTGGCGACCATGTGGACCGGCGGCTTCCCCGAGCCCCTGACGTTCTCGCTGCGCGCCCGCCGCCATCTGCGCGCCCGCCGCGGCGAGTTCGACGTCGTCCACGACAACCAGACGCTCGGGTACGGACTGCTGGGAGACGTGGGCGCGCCCCTCGTCACCACGATCCACCACCCCATCACCGTCGACCGGCAGCTGGAGCTGGACGCGGCGGACGGCTGGAAGCGGCGCCTGTCGGTGCGCCGCTGGTACGCCTTCACCCGCATGCAGAAGCGCGTCGCCCGCCGGCTCCCCTCCGTGCTCACCGTCTCCGGCACGTCCCGCCAGGAGATCGTCGACCACCTCGGTGTACGCCAGGACCGGATCCATGTGGTCCACATCGGCGCCGACACCGACCTGTTCTCGCCGGATCCCTCGGTGCCGGTCGTGCCGGGCCGGATCGTGACGACGTCCAGCGCGGACGTGCCGCTGAAGGGCCTGGTCCATCTCGTCGAGGCGCTCGCCAAGGTGCGCACCGAGCACCCCGGCGCGCACCTCGTCGTCGTCGGCAAGCGGCCCACGGAGGGGCCCGTCGCCCAGGCGATGGAGCGGTACGGCCTCGCCGGCGCCGTCGAGTTCGTCAAGGGCATCTCCGACGCGGAACTCGTCGACCTGGTGCGCTCGGCGCAGGTCGCGTGCGTGCCCTCGCTCTACGAGGGCTTCTCGCTGCCGGCCGCCGAGGCCATGGCGACGGGCACGCCCCTGCTCGCCACGACCGGCGGCGCCATACCCGAGGTCGCGGGCCGCGACGGGGAGACCTGCCTGGCGGTACCCCCGGGCGACGCGGGCGCGCTGGCCGCCGGTCTGAACCGGTTGCTGGGCGACCCCGAACTGCGGGCCCGGCTCGGCGCGGCCGGTCGCGAACGCGTGCTGCGGCACTTCACGTGGGCCAGGGCGGCGGAGGGGACGGTGGCCCGGTACCGCGAGGCGATCGCCGGGTCCGAGGGCGTCGGGGCGGGCCGCTCCACGGCCTTGCCGGGTGCAGAGCGCGTGGCTGTCACGGATGCCGTGCCCACGGCCCCCGCCTCCACAGCCCCCACAGATGTACAAGGCGTCAACTCCGAAAGCAGGGCCACGTGCTGA
- a CDS encoding nuclear transport factor 2 family protein, whose amino-acid sequence MAPIEHLLAERACERLILDFVHRLDLGDPSSVAELFTEEGVWQWPEDGRLVKGRDALRAYFGSRPADRLSRRMMSNVLVTVESPDTARAISYFTTYRVDGYDGGIVPPGPPVQVGHYEDVFHRTDGTWLLASRTLHLPFGGPTRRPNSPSA is encoded by the coding sequence ATGGCCCCCATCGAGCACCTCCTCGCCGAGCGCGCCTGCGAGCGTCTGATCCTCGACTTCGTCCACCGGCTCGACCTGGGCGACCCCTCCTCCGTCGCGGAGCTGTTCACCGAGGAGGGTGTCTGGCAGTGGCCGGAGGACGGGCGGCTGGTCAAGGGCCGCGACGCCCTGCGCGCCTACTTCGGCTCCCGCCCCGCCGACCGGCTCTCCCGCCGCATGATGTCCAACGTCCTGGTCACGGTGGAGTCCCCGGACACCGCCAGGGCGATCTCGTACTTCACGACGTACCGCGTCGACGGCTACGACGGCGGCATCGTCCCGCCCGGACCGCCGGTCCAGGTCGGGCACTACGAGGATGTCTTCCACCGGACCGACGGCACCTGGCTGCTCGCCTCCCGGACGCTCCACCTGCCCTTCGGCGGGCCCACTCGTCGGCCGAACTCGCCTTCGGCATAA
- a CDS encoding SAM-dependent methyltransferase, whose protein sequence is MTDQVENSEQEPLSKIDTSVPHSARIWNYWLGGKDNYEVDRVAGDAFREIFPGIETGARAARYFLARAVRHLAAEEGIRQFLDIGTGLPNVDNTHQIAQRVAPESRIVYVDNDPLVLAHARALLTSTPEGVTNYVDADLRKPSTIVREAGKTLDFDQPVALMLMGILGHIEDHDEAREIVRQLVDALPPGSYLVQYDSTDTSEDYLRAIGQYNDGGSIPYILRSPEQIARYFDGLELLEPGVTSCSRWRPDAEALGLPAEVHQYGGVALKR, encoded by the coding sequence ATGACTGATCAGGTGGAGAACTCCGAGCAGGAGCCGCTCTCCAAGATCGATACCTCGGTTCCGCACTCGGCGCGGATCTGGAACTACTGGCTGGGCGGGAAGGACAACTACGAAGTCGACCGTGTGGCCGGTGACGCGTTCCGTGAGATCTTCCCCGGGATCGAGACCGGGGCCCGCGCCGCCCGCTACTTCCTCGCCCGCGCCGTCCGCCATCTCGCCGCCGAAGAGGGCATCCGTCAGTTCCTGGACATCGGCACCGGGCTGCCCAACGTGGACAACACCCACCAGATCGCCCAGCGGGTGGCCCCGGAGAGCCGGATCGTCTACGTCGACAACGACCCGCTGGTCCTGGCACACGCCCGCGCGCTGCTCACCAGCACACCGGAAGGCGTCACCAACTACGTCGACGCCGACCTGCGCAAGCCGAGCACGATCGTCCGGGAAGCCGGGAAGACCCTGGACTTCGACCAGCCCGTCGCGCTCATGCTGATGGGCATCCTCGGCCATATCGAGGACCACGACGAGGCCCGCGAGATCGTGCGGCAGCTGGTCGACGCGCTGCCGCCCGGCAGCTACCTCGTCCAGTACGACTCCACCGACACCAGCGAGGACTACCTCCGGGCCATCGGGCAGTACAACGACGGCGGCTCGATCCCGTACATCCTGCGCAGCCCCGAGCAGATCGCCCGCTACTTCGACGGTCTGGAGCTGCTGGAGCCGGGCGTCACGTCCTGCTCGCGCTGGCGTCCCGACGCCGAGGCCCTGGGCCTGCCCGCGGAGGTGCACCAGTACGGCGGTGTCGCCCTCAAGCGCTGA
- a CDS encoding SCO2322 family protein, which produces MIRRAALLLLAASLLLIAGAGQAQAAGYRYWSFWDREGDRWVYATQGPSMARPSDGDVQGFRFAVSEDSSEAARPRGTADFTTICAKTPAQDGKKRVALVIDPGTKADAPQGEAPPPARTACARVSPDATTAEALASVAKPLRYDTNALLCAISGYPEKGCGEQVASSRESTPAAKKDTSDGNTSDDDGPSLGLLAGIGVVAVLGAAAIWQVRRRDQA; this is translated from the coding sequence GTGATCCGCCGGGCCGCTCTCCTCCTCCTGGCGGCCTCGCTCCTGCTGATCGCGGGCGCGGGCCAGGCCCAGGCCGCCGGTTACCGGTACTGGTCGTTCTGGGACCGCGAAGGCGACCGCTGGGTCTACGCCACCCAGGGCCCGTCCATGGCCCGCCCCTCGGACGGCGACGTCCAGGGCTTCCGCTTCGCGGTGAGCGAGGACTCCTCCGAGGCGGCCCGGCCGCGCGGCACGGCCGACTTCACGACCATCTGCGCGAAGACCCCCGCGCAGGACGGCAAGAAGCGCGTGGCGCTCGTCATCGACCCCGGCACCAAGGCGGACGCCCCTCAGGGCGAGGCCCCGCCCCCCGCCCGGACGGCCTGCGCCCGCGTCTCCCCCGACGCGACCACGGCGGAGGCCCTCGCGAGTGTCGCCAAGCCCCTGCGCTACGACACGAACGCCCTGCTGTGCGCGATCTCGGGCTATCCGGAGAAGGGCTGCGGGGAGCAGGTGGCGAGTTCCCGGGAGTCGACACCGGCGGCGAAGAAGGACACGTCCGACGGCAACACGTCCGACGACGACGGCCCGTCCCTGGGCCTGCTGGCGGGCATCGGCGTGGTGGCGGTCCTGGGCGCGGCGGCGATCTGGCAGGTACGGCGGCGTGACCAGGCTTAG
- a CDS encoding ferredoxin: protein MGDRWHVEVDRSLCIGSAQCVHHAPDGFRLDPARQSHPVAPDTDANERVLEAAESCPVEAIVITLGGGGEAVFPPEE, encoded by the coding sequence ATGGGCGACCGCTGGCATGTCGAGGTCGACCGCTCGCTGTGCATCGGCAGCGCCCAGTGCGTCCACCACGCCCCGGACGGCTTCCGCCTCGACCCGGCCCGCCAGTCCCATCCGGTCGCCCCGGACACGGACGCGAACGAGCGGGTGCTGGAGGCGGCGGAGAGCTGTCCGGTGGAGGCGATCGTGATCACGCTGGGGGGTGGTGGTGAGGCGGTGTTCCCGCCGGAGGAATAG
- a CDS encoding aldehyde dehydrogenase produces the protein MTGFVEHGQLFIGGELTDPLGQDVIEVISPHTEEVIGRVPHASTADVDRAVGVARRAFDEGPWPRMSLDERIEVVSRIKDGIVARHEEIARVISGQNGSPYSWSVLAQAFGAVMVWDSAITVARNFTYEERRDGVLGRILVRREPVGVVAAVAPWNVPQFVAAAKLAPALLTGCTAVLKPSPESPLDAYLLGEIAREAGLPEGVLSILPADREVSEYLVGHPGIDKVSFTGSVAAGKRVMEVAARNLTRVTLELGGKSAAVVLPDADVEAAVAGIAPAAWMNNGQACVAQTRILLPRSRYDEFADALAAAAGALVVGDPLDPATQVGPLVAKRQQQRNLDYIRIGQEEGAKIITGGGRPAGLDRGWYVEPTLFGDVDNSMRIAREEIFGPVICLLPYDDESDAVKIANDSDYGLSGSVWTAEVERGIDIARQVRTGTYSVNTFSLDMLGPFGGYKNSGLGREFGPEGYGEYLEHKMIHLPAEA, from the coding sequence ATGACCGGATTCGTGGAACACGGACAGCTGTTCATCGGCGGGGAGTTGACCGACCCCCTGGGCCAGGACGTCATCGAGGTGATCTCGCCGCACACGGAAGAGGTCATCGGACGCGTCCCGCACGCCTCGACCGCCGATGTCGACCGGGCCGTGGGGGTGGCACGGCGGGCGTTCGACGAGGGGCCCTGGCCGCGCATGAGCCTCGACGAGCGGATCGAGGTCGTGAGCCGGATCAAGGACGGGATCGTCGCCCGGCACGAGGAGATCGCCCGCGTGATCTCCGGCCAGAACGGCTCGCCGTACTCCTGGAGCGTCCTCGCCCAGGCCTTCGGCGCGGTGATGGTCTGGGACTCGGCGATCACCGTCGCACGGAACTTCACCTACGAGGAGCGCCGGGACGGCGTGCTCGGGCGCATCCTCGTACGGCGCGAGCCCGTCGGGGTCGTCGCGGCCGTCGCCCCCTGGAACGTCCCGCAGTTCGTCGCCGCCGCCAAGCTCGCCCCCGCGCTGCTCACCGGCTGCACGGCCGTCCTCAAGCCCTCGCCCGAGTCGCCGCTCGACGCGTATCTGCTGGGCGAGATCGCCCGCGAGGCAGGGCTGCCCGAGGGCGTGCTGTCGATCCTGCCCGCCGACCGGGAGGTGAGCGAGTACCTGGTCGGGCACCCCGGCATCGACAAGGTGTCCTTCACCGGGTCGGTCGCGGCCGGGAAGCGTGTCATGGAGGTGGCGGCCCGCAATCTCACCCGGGTGACGCTCGAACTGGGCGGCAAGTCGGCGGCCGTCGTCCTGCCCGACGCGGACGTCGAGGCGGCCGTCGCGGGCATCGCCCCCGCGGCCTGGATGAACAACGGCCAGGCCTGCGTCGCCCAGACCCGCATCCTGCTCCCGCGCTCCCGCTACGACGAGTTCGCCGACGCCCTCGCCGCGGCGGCCGGCGCGCTCGTCGTCGGCGACCCGCTCGACCCCGCCACCCAGGTGGGCCCGCTCGTGGCGAAGCGGCAGCAGCAGCGCAACCTCGACTACATCCGCATCGGGCAGGAGGAGGGCGCGAAGATCATCACCGGTGGCGGCCGCCCGGCCGGCCTGGACCGCGGCTGGTACGTCGAACCGACCCTCTTCGGCGACGTCGACAACTCCATGCGCATCGCCCGCGAGGAGATCTTCGGCCCGGTCATCTGCCTGCTGCCCTACGACGACGAGTCCGACGCCGTGAAGATCGCCAACGACTCCGACTACGGACTGAGCGGCAGCGTCTGGACCGCGGAGGTCGAGCGCGGCATCGACATCGCCCGCCAGGTCCGCACGGGCACGTACTCGGTCAACACCTTCAGCCTGGACATGCTGGGCCCCTTCGGCGGCTACAAGAACTCCGGCCTGGGGCGGGAGTTCGGGCCCGAGGGGTACGGGGAGTACCTGGAGCACAAGATGATCCACCTCCCGGCGGAAGCGTAG
- a CDS encoding TetR family transcriptional regulator: protein MLCDHSPSRTVTERDPSPAEAKVNTVAKVEARAAAPASPPLTERQEARRRRILHASAQLASRGGFDAVQMREVAESSQVALGTLYRYFPSKIHLLVATMQDQLEHMHGTLRKKPPQGDSAAERVAETLMRAFRALQREPHLADAMVRALTFADRSVSPEVDQVSRQTTAIILDAMGLDDPTPEQLSAVRVIEHTWHSALITWLSGRASIAQVRIDIETVCRLIALTAPDTRN, encoded by the coding sequence ATGCTGTGTGATCACTCGCCCTCACGGACCGTCACGGAACGGGACCCCAGCCCCGCGGAAGCCAAGGTGAACACAGTGGCCAAGGTGGAAGCCAGAGCCGCAGCCCCCGCCTCCCCTCCCCTCACGGAGCGGCAGGAGGCCCGCCGTCGCCGCATCCTGCACGCGAGCGCGCAACTGGCCAGCCGGGGCGGCTTCGACGCCGTGCAGATGCGCGAGGTCGCCGAGTCCTCACAGGTGGCACTCGGCACCCTCTACCGCTACTTCCCTTCCAAGATCCATCTGCTGGTCGCCACGATGCAGGACCAGTTGGAGCACATGCACGGCACGCTGCGGAAGAAGCCCCCGCAGGGCGATTCGGCGGCCGAGCGGGTCGCGGAGACGCTGATGCGGGCCTTCCGCGCCCTGCAGCGCGAGCCGCATCTGGCCGACGCGATGGTCCGCGCCCTCACCTTCGCCGACCGCAGCGTGAGCCCGGAGGTCGACCAGGTCTCGCGGCAGACGACGGCGATCATCCTGGACGCGATGGGGCTCGACGACCCGACCCCGGAGCAGCTCTCGGCGGTCCGGGTCATCGAGCACACCTGGCACTCGGCGCTGATCACCTGGCTGTCGGGCCGCGCCTCGATCGCCCAGGTGCGGATCGACATCGAGACGGTGTGCCGGCTGATCGCCCTGACGGCCCCGGACACGCGGAACTGA
- a CDS encoding MBL fold metallo-hydrolase gives MTGSQDREPTPAVYDHGGGVRSLRVPIPDNPLGHTLVYVVDTDRGPVLIDTGWDDPKSWDTLASGLTACGTSISEIHGVVITHHHPDHHGLSGRVREASGAWIAMHAADTAVVRRTRDARPERWFSYMTAKLTAAGAPEEHIAPLRTPRPRSLPGLSPALPDRDIIPGELLDLAGRRLRAIWTPGHTPGHVCLHLEENHPARLPGHGRLFSGDHLLPGITPHIGLYEDPDDATVTDPLGDYLDSLERVGRLAPAEVLPAHQHPFPDAAARVRELLHHHEARLTTLHALLAEPLTPWQLAERMEWNRPWAQIPYGSRNIAVSEAEAHLRRLVKLGRAEAVPGSEPVRYVAV, from the coding sequence ATGACAGGCAGCCAGGACCGCGAACCCACACCGGCGGTGTACGACCACGGCGGAGGCGTCCGGTCCCTGCGGGTCCCGATCCCGGACAACCCCCTCGGCCACACCCTGGTGTACGTCGTCGACACCGACCGAGGGCCGGTCCTCATCGACACCGGCTGGGACGACCCGAAGTCCTGGGACACCCTCGCGTCCGGCCTCACGGCCTGCGGCACCTCGATCTCCGAGATCCACGGCGTGGTCATCACCCACCACCACCCGGACCACCACGGCCTGTCCGGCCGGGTCCGCGAGGCGTCGGGCGCCTGGATCGCGATGCACGCGGCGGACACCGCGGTCGTACGACGGACCCGGGACGCCCGTCCCGAGCGCTGGTTCTCGTACATGACGGCCAAGCTCACCGCCGCCGGAGCGCCCGAGGAGCACATCGCCCCGCTGCGCACACCCCGGCCCCGCTCCCTGCCCGGCCTCTCCCCCGCCCTGCCCGACCGCGACATCATCCCGGGCGAACTCCTGGACCTGGCCGGCCGCCGCCTGCGCGCGATCTGGACCCCGGGGCACACGCCCGGCCATGTCTGCCTCCACCTGGAGGAGAACCACCCGGCCCGACTCCCCGGCCACGGCCGCCTCTTCTCCGGCGACCACCTGCTCCCCGGGATCACCCCGCACATCGGCCTCTACGAGGATCCCGACGACGCCACGGTCACCGACCCCCTCGGCGACTACCTCGACAGCCTCGAACGCGTCGGCCGCCTGGCCCCCGCCGAGGTACTCCCGGCCCACCAGCACCCGTTCCCGGACGCCGCCGCCCGCGTACGCGAACTGCTCCACCACCACGAGGCCCGCCTCACCACCCTCCACGCCCTCCTCGCCGAGCCCCTCACCCCCTGGCAGCTCGCCGAACGCATGGAGTGGAACCGCCCCTGGGCCCAGATCCCGTACGGCTCCCGCAACATCGCGGTCTCGGAGGCCGAGGCCCATCTGCGCCGCCTGGTGAAACTGGGCCGGGCGGAGGCGGTACCGGGGAGCGAGCCGGTGAGGTACGTGGCGGTGTAG
- a CDS encoding prenyltransferase/squalene oxidase repeat-containing protein translates to MNVRRSAAVLAAVTVIGAATPAAAAPSPSPSPSLPSALYGDKDPKFDGVWRQSLALLAQDTVGEKPAAKSVEWLVGQQCADGGFAAYRPDPAAACDAKTMLDTNATAAAVQALAALGGQDAVTDKAVGWLRSVQNKDGGWGYAPGGASDTNSTSVIIGALAAAGEKPDQVEKGGKSPDDALLKLALPCGGDDDGAFAFQPDKKGELAANADATAAGVLGALGKGMVVEEGKKSGATCADPSTPRQAADNGAAYLTQTLAKDDDHLTSALAGADPQPDHGNTADAVVALAAQGETAQAEKSVQWLEKNSADWAEQGGPAAYAQLIFAAHATGVNPRDFGGTDLVKQLNATGPAPQAPDQASATDEKDDSGSGFFGVWWYVGVCLVAGIGIGFLFTGRKKRQQS, encoded by the coding sequence ATGAACGTCCGCCGCAGCGCCGCGGTCCTGGCCGCCGTCACCGTGATCGGCGCCGCCACGCCGGCCGCCGCCGCACCGTCGCCGAGTCCGTCCCCGTCGCTCCCCTCCGCCCTGTACGGCGACAAGGACCCCAAGTTCGACGGCGTCTGGCGCCAGTCGCTCGCCCTGCTGGCCCAGGACACGGTGGGTGAGAAGCCGGCCGCCAAGTCCGTCGAGTGGCTGGTCGGGCAGCAGTGCGCGGACGGCGGGTTCGCCGCGTACCGTCCCGACCCGGCCGCCGCGTGCGACGCCAAGACCATGCTCGACACCAACGCCACGGCCGCCGCCGTCCAGGCGCTCGCCGCGCTCGGCGGGCAGGACGCCGTCACCGACAAGGCCGTCGGCTGGCTGAGGTCCGTACAGAACAAGGACGGCGGCTGGGGTTACGCGCCCGGCGGCGCCAGCGACACCAACTCCACGTCGGTCATCATCGGCGCGCTCGCCGCCGCCGGTGAGAAGCCGGACCAGGTCGAGAAGGGCGGCAAGTCGCCCGACGACGCCCTGCTGAAGCTCGCCCTCCCCTGCGGCGGGGACGACGACGGCGCCTTCGCGTTCCAGCCGGACAAGAAGGGCGAGCTGGCCGCCAACGCGGACGCCACGGCGGCCGGTGTCCTCGGCGCCCTGGGCAAGGGCATGGTCGTGGAGGAGGGCAAGAAGTCCGGCGCCACGTGCGCGGACCCCTCCACGCCGCGGCAGGCCGCCGACAACGGCGCCGCGTACCTCACCCAGACCCTCGCCAAGGACGACGACCACCTCACCTCCGCCCTCGCCGGCGCGGACCCCCAGCCCGACCACGGCAACACCGCCGACGCGGTCGTGGCGCTCGCCGCGCAGGGCGAGACCGCGCAGGCCGAGAAGTCCGTGCAGTGGCTGGAGAAGAACTCCGCCGACTGGGCCGAGCAGGGCGGCCCCGCCGCCTACGCCCAGCTGATCTTCGCCGCCCACGCGACGGGCGTGAACCCGCGTGACTTCGGCGGCACGGACCTGGTGAAGCAGCTCAACGCGACGGGCCCGGCCCCGCAGGCCCCCGACCAGGCCTCGGCGACCGACGAGAAGGACGACTCGGGGTCGGGCTTCTTCGGCGTCTGGTGGTACGTCGGGGTCTGCCTCGTCGCCGGTATCGGCATCGGCTTCCTCTTCACCGGCCGCAAGAAGAGGCAGCAGTCGTGA